From a single Fusobacterium ulcerans ATCC 49185 genomic region:
- a CDS encoding filamentous hemagglutinin N-terminal domain-containing protein: MEILKNKLLKRLLIYTYIFFSIFVQSVMAAGTVVDRNKNQQTNVERAPNGVPIVNINAPNKNGVSHNYFEEYNVGKEGILLNNSSKENNKTQLGGIIQGNSNLKGREADVILTEVTGVNRSKIEGYTEIVGKSAEYILANPNGIYLNGAGFINTPRVILTTGKSITDELGDLKGFDIDDGTVVVGGQGIDGKNVRMVDIVSRTAELNGAVYGGEEVNVVLGRNEYNHNTREVKAKAEKEGDKPKVALDAKALGSLYAGRIYLQSTEKGVGVNSQGEMLAGSGDLEIDVNGDLILKDAQAKNNINIKAENVKIQERAIAENNISINSKDIVNTGNISSNKNVEIKSSNVENKGNISSKNINISNKEKIVNTGKISADTVTITSKDMENKELTAGSADITLSGNLKNESLKAVENLNVKAKNIENIGTIAANKKVKIESPTLTNKGDITGESIEIKNESSFINEKNIISSSLEITSNSLYNNGVVQGDILTLKVTDYLENSGSITGKTTKLNAGQMLNKGIIYGKDYLTLTASKYVNESYGIIAGGQIFVYGIGDNAGSIQGDKVKLAGTSIKNSGNITGKDTLIINADLDNSGAVQGKNLVEIDGNINNSKNIKSEKELNIYGNTINNGYIYGENVDIIGNVNNSGNILSLLNMKITGDVTNNKNISSGNKLILLSDKVLNNGEISALELLITGIKLENKGTITSVEGVFNVSDLDNSGTIYGKNSITISGNKILNTNLIQSSNNLYLISKNIINRGDIFSGNDMSITSQFLNNGGRIIGDGDLIFDTENAVENSNLIQGDNITLKEIDNSGKLVAKGRIKASKTKNKGTISAMKNFEGEGLLNLLFGKLILGENLSLEKELLNEGIISVKGDITAENVSNTGSIISDNNITLKELDNNIGSIEGRNIKIENTGTLNNQSGSIKTFDNDSILYIQAENIQNADGKIQSQGQLELDIFNSFTLDGNYKGNGVLKITTISLSTNTDIENSGDIVLNLSGAFLNNNKFVSGKNITLNAVNLINNKILGSTGSFTVDLSERLDNFGSIILGNGNNIIAVAENINNSGYLISQNNLTINSKDLINDGQIASGNILILNSENILNGNYSLIYSANDMTITLKEDFINNKGEVHSGNNAEIKALGKVQNNAGIIEAVGDIYIEGAQIENLGEIAVSYSASGGTDGEYARNMAYISSGKGITLKTIGDVVNREGNILAGRDVNVTAYRMINGNIIDYNNDEKYEYNAYSFYENEKKEVEVYDKKLSLTESFTQKAETDRRTKISAGNKINISAIQIGNGALLTEENLVNNKYVNIEQIIVDSSNVERTGTINTEDYITIPEGDKGLFSVSRDLINSRDISIDAKEKTDVGKDEILKRDNSVLNEKIPEFTYLIETNVKYTDMGYYLGSDYFFRKIGYNPERDIRLLGDSFYESRIVNRAIFESTGKRYLNGAANEKEQMQILLDNSIKAMEDFSLSIGIALTKEQINNLKDDIIWYVEEEVNGVKVLVPKVYLSKETLASLIDNQIDIAAGN, from the coding sequence ATGGAGATATTAAAAAATAAGCTGCTGAAAAGATTGCTAATCTATACTTACATCTTTTTTAGTATCTTTGTACAGTCTGTAATGGCTGCAGGAACAGTAGTTGATAGAAATAAAAATCAGCAGACAAATGTGGAGAGAGCACCAAATGGTGTTCCTATAGTTAATATAAATGCTCCTAATAAAAATGGAGTTTCTCACAATTATTTTGAGGAATATAATGTAGGGAAGGAAGGAATACTTTTAAATAACAGCAGTAAGGAAAATAATAAAACTCAATTAGGAGGTATTATTCAGGGAAATTCTAATTTGAAAGGAAGAGAAGCTGATGTTATTCTGACAGAAGTTACTGGTGTAAATAGAAGTAAGATAGAGGGATATACTGAAATTGTTGGGAAATCTGCTGAATATATTCTGGCAAACCCAAATGGAATATATCTGAATGGAGCAGGATTTATAAATACTCCTAGGGTAATACTTACAACTGGAAAGTCTATAACAGATGAACTTGGAGATTTAAAGGGATTTGATATAGATGATGGGACAGTTGTAGTTGGAGGTCAGGGGATAGATGGAAAAAATGTAAGAATGGTAGATATCGTTTCAAGAACAGCTGAACTAAATGGAGCAGTATATGGCGGAGAAGAGGTAAATGTTGTTCTGGGAAGAAATGAATATAATCATAATACAAGAGAGGTTAAAGCTAAAGCTGAGAAAGAGGGAGATAAACCTAAAGTGGCTCTGGATGCAAAAGCATTGGGGTCTCTTTATGCTGGAAGAATATATCTTCAAAGTACAGAAAAAGGTGTTGGGGTAAACAGTCAGGGAGAGATGCTGGCAGGCTCTGGAGATTTGGAAATAGATGTTAATGGAGATTTAATACTGAAAGATGCTCAGGCAAAGAATAATATAAATATTAAAGCAGAGAATGTAAAGATACAGGAAAGAGCTATTGCTGAAAATAATATTAGTATAAATTCAAAAGATATAGTAAATACAGGAAATATATCTTCAAATAAAAATGTAGAAATAAAAAGTTCTAATGTTGAAAATAAGGGAAATATATCTTCAAAAAATATAAATATATCTAATAAAGAAAAAATTGTGAATACAGGAAAAATATCAGCAGATACTGTAACAATAACTTCAAAAGATATGGAAAATAAAGAACTTACTGCAGGAAGTGCAGATATCACATTAAGTGGAAATTTAAAAAATGAATCTTTAAAAGCAGTGGAAAATTTAAATGTTAAAGCTAAGAATATAGAAAATATAGGAACTATAGCTGCTAATAAAAAGGTAAAAATAGAAAGTCCCACTCTTACAAATAAGGGAGATATTACAGGAGAAAGTATAGAGATAAAAAATGAAAGCAGTTTTATAAATGAAAAGAATATCATATCTTCATCATTGGAGATAACTTCAAATTCTCTATATAATAATGGAGTTGTTCAAGGAGATATTTTAACTTTAAAAGTCACAGATTATCTGGAAAATAGTGGAAGTATAACAGGGAAAACAACTAAATTAAATGCAGGGCAAATGTTGAATAAAGGAATTATCTATGGGAAAGATTATCTCACTCTAACAGCTTCTAAATATGTAAACGAAAGCTATGGAATAATAGCAGGAGGACAGATTTTTGTATATGGAATTGGAGATAATGCTGGAAGTATACAGGGCGACAAGGTGAAGCTTGCAGGAACAAGTATTAAAAATAGTGGAAATATTACAGGAAAAGATACATTGATTATCAATGCTGATTTGGATAACAGTGGAGCTGTTCAAGGAAAGAATCTGGTAGAAATAGACGGAAATATAAATAACAGTAAAAATATAAAGAGTGAGAAGGAATTGAATATATATGGAAACACAATAAATAATGGATATATTTATGGTGAAAATGTAGATATAATTGGAAATGTTAATAATAGTGGAAACATATTGTCTTTACTGAATATGAAGATAACTGGAGATGTAACTAATAATAAAAATATAAGCAGTGGAAATAAACTTATTTTGTTAAGTGATAAAGTTTTGAATAATGGAGAGATATCTGCATTAGAACTTTTAATTACTGGAATCAAACTTGAGAACAAAGGAACAATAACTTCAGTTGAAGGAGTCTTTAATGTTTCTGATTTAGATAATTCTGGAACTATCTATGGAAAAAACAGCATTACTATTTCTGGAAATAAGATTTTAAATACCAACCTTATTCAAAGCTCAAATAATTTGTATTTAATTTCAAAGAATATAATAAATAGAGGGGATATATTTTCTGGAAATGATATGAGCATTACATCTCAATTTCTAAACAATGGTGGAAGAATAATAGGAGATGGAGATTTAATATTTGATACTGAAAATGCTGTTGAAAATTCTAATTTAATTCAAGGAGATAATATAACACTCAAAGAAATAGATAACAGTGGAAAACTTGTTGCTAAAGGAAGAATAAAAGCTTCTAAAACAAAAAATAAAGGAACTATTTCTGCTATGAAAAATTTTGAAGGAGAAGGACTGTTGAATTTACTCTTTGGGAAGCTTATTCTTGGAGAAAATTTAAGTCTTGAAAAAGAGCTTCTTAATGAAGGTATTATTTCAGTAAAAGGAGATATAACAGCAGAAAATGTTTCTAATACAGGAAGTATAATTTCTGATAATAATATAACTCTAAAAGAGCTAGACAACAACATTGGGAGTATAGAAGGAAGAAATATAAAAATAGAGAATACAGGAACTCTTAATAATCAATCAGGAAGTATAAAAACATTTGATAATGATTCTATACTGTATATTCAGGCAGAAAATATTCAGAATGCTGATGGAAAAATACAATCACAAGGACAGCTTGAGCTTGATATTTTTAATTCTTTTACACTGGATGGAAATTATAAAGGAAATGGAGTTTTAAAAATAACAACAATATCTCTTAGTACAAATACAGATATAGAAAATAGTGGAGATATAGTACTTAATCTGTCAGGAGCTTTCCTAAATAATAATAAATTTGTCAGTGGAAAAAATATAACTCTCAATGCAGTGAATCTGATAAATAATAAAATACTGGGCAGTACAGGAAGTTTTACTGTTGATCTTTCAGAAAGATTGGATAATTTTGGCAGTATTATTCTAGGAAATGGAAATAATATAATAGCAGTTGCTGAAAATATAAATAACAGTGGATATTTAATCTCACAAAATAATCTTACTATAAATTCAAAAGATTTGATAAATGATGGACAGATAGCTTCTGGGAATATTTTAATTTTAAACTCAGAAAATATATTAAATGGGAACTATTCTTTAATATATTCAGCTAATGATATGACTATAACTCTAAAAGAAGACTTTATCAACAATAAAGGAGAGGTACACTCTGGAAATAATGCAGAGATAAAAGCTTTAGGTAAGGTGCAAAATAATGCAGGAATTATAGAGGCAGTGGGAGATATTTATATAGAAGGAGCACAAATTGAGAATTTAGGAGAAATTGCAGTAAGTTATTCTGCCTCTGGAGGAACAGATGGAGAGTATGCAAGAAATATGGCATATATTTCATCAGGAAAAGGGATTACTCTGAAAACTATAGGAGATGTAGTAAATAGAGAGGGGAACATTTTGGCAGGAAGAGATGTAAATGTAACAGCATATAGAATGATAAATGGGAATATTATAGATTATAATAACGATGAGAAATATGAATATAATGCATATTCTTTTTATGAGAATGAGAAAAAAGAAGTAGAAGTTTATGATAAAAAGTTATCTTTAACTGAATCATTTACTCAAAAAGCTGAAACTGATAGAAGAACTAAAATATCAGCAGGAAATAAAATAAATATATCTGCTATACAAATAGGAAATGGAGCTTTATTAACTGAAGAAAATTTAGTAAATAATAAATACGTAAATATAGAGCAGATAATTGTTGACAGTAGTAATGTGGAGAGAACTGGCACAATTAATACAGAAGATTATATTACAATTCCTGAAGGAGATAAGGGACTGTTTAGTGTGAGCAGAGATTTAATTAATTCAAGAGATATTTCAATAGATGCTAAAGAAAAAACAGATGTAGGAAAAGATGAAATATTAAAAAGAGATAACTCTGTTTTAAACGAAAAAATTCCAGAATTTACATATTTGATAGAAACAAATGTGAAATATACAGATATGGGTTATTACCTTGGTTCAGATTATTTTTTTAGAAAAATAGGATATAATCCAGAAAGAGATATTAGACTTTTAGGAGATTCTTTTTATGAATCAAGGATAGTGAACAGAGCAATTTTTGAAAGTACTGGAAAAAGATATTTGAATGGAGCTGCAAATGAAAAAGAACAGATGCAGATACTATTGGATAATTCCATAAAAGCTATGGAAGATTTTAGTCTATCTATTGGGATAGCTCTTACAAAAGAACAGATAAATAATCTTAAAGATGATATTATCTGGTATGTAGAAGAAGAAGTAAATGGAGTAAAAGTTTTAGTTCCAAAGGTATATTTATCTAAAGAAACTCTTGCTTCACTTATAGATAACCAAATAGATATAGCAGCAGGAAATTAA